TGGAAGCCAGGATCACACCTGAGGACAACAACGTACTGACTGCCCCAGTAACTACCGCAGAAATAGTATTGGCTGTCTCTCAAATACCTCTTTCTCGGGCCCCGGGACCAGATGGGTTCTCTGGATGCTTTTATCAAGACCACTGAATACTATGGGAGAGGACGTTGTTAAGATCATTAAAGCTTTTTGGCATTCAGGTACTCTGCTACGAAAGCTAAACCATACCAATTTAGTACTCATCGCAAAAGTGAGATGCCCTAAGAACATGGCACAATATAGGCCCATTGCTCTGTGTAACGTAATTTACAAGATCCTTGCTAAGGTTCTCACCAATAGGCTAAAAGTGGTGATGCCTAAAGTGATTGGGGATAATCAATCTGCCTTTGTAGCTGGAAAACAAATCCAGGATAATATTCTTGTGGTTCACGAAGTCCTTTATTCCttgcttcatcaaaggagggagGATCAGGCTGGTATGgctattaaacttgacatggctAAAGCCTATGATCGGGTCGAGTGAGACTTCCTCACTACCATAATGTCTAAGATGGGTTTCGCGCCTCTATTTTGTAAGTGGATAAAGGCATGTATCTCCACTGTCTCTTTCAGCATTTTGGTTAATGGAACCCCGACCGGTTGCATCGTGCCGCAGAAAGGTTTGAGACAGGGAGATCCCCTCTCTCCCTTCTTATTTCTCCTTTGCACTGAAGGTCTTTCAATGTTACTCAGGAAGGGGCTTGAACAAGGTGCTCTTCATGGCTTCAAGTTCACGCCTAATGGAACCCCGCTTACCCATCTTTTCTTTGCTGATGATTCGGTAGTGTTCGGCAACGCCACAGTGGATGATGCGCGAGCTATTGTTGAAGCTCTGAAGGTTTATGCTCGCGGATCTGGTCAAGAAATCAACTTAACTAAGAGTTCGGTGTTCTTTAGCCCTAAAACCTCTAATCGTACAAAGATGGAAATTGAGGAAACGTTGGGGATCCAATGCAAGCAGGGTTTTGGGAAGTATTTAGGGCTGCAGGCAGACTTCGGTCACTCCAAAAAAGCTATTTTTACGGAGGTTCGTGATAAGGTGCAAGCTCGGCTGGCTGGATGGACTGAACAATTCTTATCTCAAGCTGGAAAGGAAGTCTTGATCAAAAGCGTGGCCATGGCTTTACCGAATTATGCCATGAGCTGTTTTAAGCTCCCTATTAGAGTTTGCAAGGATATGGAGAAAGCCATTCGGAATTTCTGGTGGAAAGGCAACGAACAACGCAAAGGTGTTCATTAGGTTTCCTGGGAACGGATATCGAAACAAAAGAAGTCAGGAGGCCTGGGTTTTAAGGATATTCAGTGCTTCAACTTGGCATTGCTAGCAAAAATTGGATGGAGATTGACTTGCAATTCGACGTCCCTGTTAGCTACAGTTCTGAAAGACAAATACCATCCTGGGAGATCCTTTAAAGAAGCAGGGAGAGGAAAGAACACTTCTTGGGGATGGAAAGGTATTTTTGAAGCCAGGAAGGTCCTGCAGAAGGGGATTAGATGGAGGGTCGACAATGGAGAATGCATAAATATCAGAGAAGACCCATGGttccctaaaccctcaaccttTCGAGTTCGTCCTATTGAAAACCTGGATGCCACCATGGTTTGCTATTTAATTGATCCGGCCTCAAACTCTTGGAAGGCTAACatcatttttgcaggttttcaCTGGGAGGACGCTGACATTATTCTTAGTATTCCGCTAAGTCATTTTGGCTGTGAAGACAGATTGGTGTGGCACCAATCTGTGAATGGGGTATATTCCGTGAAATCCGGATATGGGGTAGCAATGGAATTGTTGGAAAATGGAGCTTTGGGAAAGAAGGGACGGGGTGCCCCTAGTGAGCATCTGCAGCTAAACAAAGTTTGGTCCAGGATTTGGTGCCTGCAGGTCCCTAATAAAATCAAGCTCTTTATTTGGCGATGTTGTAGTAATGCCTTGGCTGTGCGTCGCAACCTCCAGAGACGACACATGAGGGTAGATAATGTGTGTGGTGTGTGCAATGCAATGGACGAAACGAAGAATCACTTATTTTTCCGATGTAATTTCGGTCATTTATTCTGGTTCTGCTCTCCTCTTCACCTGAATTCCCACGAATTGGAAGGAGTTGATTTTCTCGATAGTTGGGGAAAGTTCCATGAGGGTATTAAGGGTAGGGAAAATGCAGATGAGATATGCCAAGAATTTGCTTTTGGATTATGGAGACTATGGAAAAACAAGAACGACGTTGTCTTTAAAGGGCTGAATCGCCAGCCTCTTGATGTTATGGATTTATGGCGGAAGAacattaatgaatttagggaggCTTCAGCTAGAgtggaagatgatgattgggcCAAGGAAGTGGCCCCCTCTCTGCTGCTGCCCGTCCTAGCCTTCACTGGCAAAGACCAAGGTACGGGACCATTAAGATCAACACGGACGCGGCTTGGTGTAAGGATACTCTCCGTGCTGGTGTGGGTTGGGTGGGGCGTGATTTTGCTGGGGTACTCCAAGCTGCGGGCGGTTTGGGTACTGTGCTATGCCATAGCGCAGCAGCGGCCGAAGCAATTGCGATCCGCACTACTTTGAAGGCCTGTATTATCCATAGATTCAATCATGTTGTTGTTGAATCTGATGCTAAGCTGATTATTCAAATGATCAGGAAGGAAGTGCCTGTTGACTGTACCTTGGATTGTGTTCTTGGCGATATTGAGATTCTAGCGCAAAAGTTGACGTCGGTGACGTTCGCGTTTGTGCCTAGGGAGAGCAATCATGCTGCTCACTTGGTGGCTAAGTACGTGTTCAAGGAAGGTCGAGACATTATCTGAGATTGTATTGGCCcagtttttttgtttaatgCCCTTGCTAAAGATGTAAACCTTTTGATTCGTCTTTAATATATTCTATcctttggaaaaagaaaaaaaacaacataatCAGTACTTGAATCGTAGCCCTAAAATGGTCAAATTAAATTGGTTCTCTgacaaaatcatgattgttaGAAAACCAAACTACGTCAAAACTAGCTAGCTAGCAGGTTAAATTTGCTTTCAATTTTATCTGATATGAGCCTGTTAGGCAGGTGGAGCAGCATCCAAGGGCGGAAGCATGGAAGATGAGGAGATGGAGAAAAGAGTGGCAAGGGCCATAGAGATATGAACGGACGAGgagatgaagaaggaagagaaatgaTGAGGGAGAGGACCTACGAGGAGATGACAAGAAAGGGAAGTGTTAGGGTTGGGAAACTATGAATTATACGAGGAACATACAAGCtaaattaacaattttttttttttttggttctgaTTAGCGAATCGTGCGAAATTCAAATTGAATCTGAATTAGACTTAAGTAAAAAGACACTTATTTTCGTGAAAAGACAAACCTAACTGGACAACTTGACCAGTAAAGCCTGTTCACCTGACTAATGAGAAATAGGAAATCAAACCTAGACCTTGTGTGGATAGGTAAATAAAAAGTGACTCTCAACCACTTAATTAGGTCGTAAACTCCTTTAACCGAATAAAACGTTTGGATTTGACTTGACTGGCTATCCATCTGTTAGCTATCTTTCCAAGTCATTATAAAACCCAACGATGATTGTAATTAATTGTATAGTTCTTTATTTATTCTTATTCAGTGTATTTAGCAATTGGAAGTATTCTTTGTATCTTCAAATATGAAGAGTCATTGTCATCTTTATAATGCATTCTTCACACTCAAATCAATCAAGGGAAATCAATAGTTGGTAACTTGCAGTACCTCACTCTTACACGCCCTGAAATTGTCGTCAATACAATTGCTCAATTTATGCAAGCTCCACGAGCTCCACACCTTATACACCATCCATGTAGATAAGATGAGCTACAAGCCTCTTGCTAATTAGGTTTGATCTACGTACATTTAATTGTTGATTTATGTTCGCAGCCATTTATTACTTgtccttaataaaaaataaaaaatggattaGTTGTTTGCA
Above is a window of Malus sylvestris chromosome 15, drMalSylv7.2, whole genome shotgun sequence DNA encoding:
- the LOC126602919 gene encoding uncharacterized protein LOC126602919, which produces MAQYRPIALCNVIYKILAKVLTNRLKVVMPKVIGDNQSAFVAGKQIQDNILVVHEVLYSLLHQRREDQAGMAIKLDMAKAYDRVDILVNGTPTGCIVPQKGLRQGDPLSPFLFLLCTEGLSMLLRKGLEQGALHGFKFTPNGTPLTHLFFADDSVVFGNATVDDARAIVEALKVYARGSGQEINLTKSSVFFSPKTSNRTKMEIEETLGIQCKQGFGKYLGLQADFGHSKKAIFTEVRDKVQARLAGWTEQFLSQAGKEVLIKSVAMALPNYAMSCFKLPIRVCKDMEKAIRNFWWKGNEQRKAKIGWRLTCNSTSLLATVLKDKYHPGRSFKEAGRGKNTSWGWKGIFEARKVLQKGIRWRVDNGECINIREDPWFPKPSTFRVRPIENLDATMVCYLIDPASNSWKANIIFAGFHWEDADIILSIPLSHFGCEDRLVWHQSVNGVYSVKSGYGVAMELLENGALGKKGRGAPSEHLQLNKVWSRIWCLQVPNKIKLFIWRCCSNALAVRRNLQRRHMRVDNVCGVCNAMDETKNHLFFRCNFGHLFWFCSPLHLNSHELEGVDFLDSWGKFHEGIKGRENADEICQEFAFGLWRLWKNKNDVVFKGLNRQPLDVMDLWRKNINEFREASARVEDDDWAKEVAPSLLLPVLAFTGKDQGTGPLRSTRTRLGVRILSVLVWVGWGVILLGYSKLRAVWVLCYAIAQQRPKKEVPVDCTLDCVLGDIEILAQKLTSVTFAFVPRESNHAAHLVAKYVFKEGGAASKGGSMEDEEMEKRVARAIEI